A window of Misgurnus anguillicaudatus chromosome 3, ASM2758022v2, whole genome shotgun sequence genomic DNA:
ATTTATAAACATGCACACACTAAGATAGACACACACCAAGCCAACAGGCTGGTTTTGaacagtttttttaaccatacCATTGGTTAAAGTAAGTAATTGTCACCATTTCTTTGGCCAATTTTGCACGTTTAATCGGCGTTGGCGCTCGTGGGAGTCAGATAATTCTGATTGGCTGCTTGCCATAGCCAACCAGTGCATAAGAGAAATGGCAAGCAGAAATGGCTATTTTCAGACGGAGGGATTCTAGTGGACGAATCAAAGCGTTTGCATTCCACGTAGAACGAACCCGTTGTTAAATTTTTGGCGAGGTTCGCGTCAGGCTTTGCACAGCCGACTATAAATGCCACTTAAGCCAACATCACAGTCTACGCTACTTTGTTGGCGTCGGTTTGGTGTGTCCCTAACcttacacacacaaagacaaatgTTGGAGAGCATGAGGTTTCTACACTCATGTACAGAGTTTGtgaaaatgtactttaataCTAACAGCTCTTGTTAGCTATATTACTTACCACTAAAGCCAGAGGAGTTTCCTTGGAAAGCAAAGTAAAGGTCAAAGGTCAAAAACTTTAAGTACATACCATATAATTCTCCATCCAACTAAAACCACTACTGACCAATGGTAGTTAGTAAAAGATTAATATCTACACTcgtgcacacaaacacatacattaTCTGTACACTCAGTCTAACGATAACGCTACAAGTCTCCATTCCACTAGAGGGAGCTACTCACCGGCAGCACCAGCTGAGTTTCCTTGAGTAAGCCAATAGCAGAAATAAGAGAACGTGTAAGATCAAAAGTACAAAGAGAAAAAACTAGGGCTgacaaacgattaatcgcgattaatcacatacaaaatagaagtttgtgtttgcataatttatgtgtgtgtactgtatttaATACTTATAtaggttttatttatatattatataaatatataaaatataaatatataaacacacacacaggtttatGTTTCTTACATATACAGAtgaatgtttgtatttttacatataattaataaataaacacatatattatgcaaacacaaacctCCATTTTGTATGTAAACACAATTAATCATTTGACAGCCCTCGAAAGAACAAatacagagaaagagagaggttTTCCTGACCTCTATAGCATCTTTAAACTCATCATCAGGCTCCGCCTCTTCTGCCTCTTCAATGTTGCCAGGCGACAGATCCTTAATAGGAAATATAATCATATAGAGTACATGGAAAGACATTATAGAAGTAGTGAAAGACACTTTTAGGCTAATTGTGCCAATAACCATTAATTTACTGTATAATACACATGCTCAGTAATGATAACAATATGGGCGCTGAATTAACCGACTTGTCTATATAAACCAGAGGTGCCCAAACTAGGGCCCGTGGGCCAAAGTTGGCCCGCAATGACCCTTTAATTTGGCCTGTCATGCCACGTGAGATAAAGAAAAAGGATAAACGTCACTGACGCAGATGtttatatttctaattaaacattttataaaatgtaaattttgtttgttttatttgtacattacaaaaatgtaaattgtaaTAAATGCAAGGAATTaaagtgaatattttttaaatttacatgcatacttgaaGGTGTATAGCATACGCCATgaaattatttcttttttttacaacagttacctttaaaaaaaattgcattcgttatgcataaacagaataataattggtttttttcaaatattagaaaattataaattacaattttaatataacacagcaACATTTACTTTCGGGCCCACAGCCCTCAGTAAGGTTAATTTTTGGTCCTTAGTTGGTAGTgaaaagtttgggcacccctgatATAAACAGAGCACCACAGACAGAAAGCAACACATGTGCGGTTTTGTTGACATCATAAGCCagattttatatttgtttgagTGAAATTCTCAGATGTTTAATCTAACTGTAAGATAAACTCTCAGTCATTTTCTCTCACCTCCACACTGGTAGGAGTGGGTGTGCGGTCCTGCAGTTGTCCCTGATCAGACTCGCATGGTTCAGCTTCCTCCGCTAGCTGGACCTGACTCGGATGAACAAACTCCTTCAGCTCCAAAAGAACTGCAGGAATAAAAACATCAGGTGAGAAAGGTGCTATGCGTGGTTGATTTTGTACACAAACTCAAGAGATAAATATTTGTTTGCAATGAGTCTTGCTAAGACAGACTTGCTAAGGCCCTAGGTTATTATGGCCAAGGACTTCCCACAGGATGAGACTTAGTTAAAGTTACTAACCTCTGCAGAAGTCTTTGTTCCAAAAGAAGAGGGCGCTGTTGAGTACAGACAGACTAAAACCCGCAGGAGCCGTGTACAGTACACAAACCGCAGCCAGTACAGAACCGTAAAACCTGCACACATCCAAACACCATAAATAATACCTTTTATTCATCACATGATCATTTGTGCTTGTACAATGGCAgaagtttttgttttaacacCAGACTTCACACTACACAAAAACCAAcagcaaataaaataaagtgGGTAGGAGAGACGTTTGTGTGCGAGGTTTAATACTCACATGGAAGACACTGCATGGCTCTCCCAATATAACACCTTATACACAGATTCTGCATACACACACGCCTGGGTCAAGAGATCATCTATGCGTTTTAGCCtgtaacaaaaacacaattttagcTCAGTATAACTTTTTAAACTCTTCTACGAACATGAACGTCCTGAACACCTACATGCCCTTGACCTCCAGCATGGCCTCTTGTTTGCTCATGTGGACCGTCTGAAGATCTCTGCGCTGGACCGCGTAGTGTTTCTTCCTCTGGACCGCCATCTCGCTGGTGACGCCCTTACAGCGGTCGCCCATATAACCCAACACAGCTGGAGTTGAGATCCCCAACAAGAGCAGAGAGACCCACAACCCTGAGGACGTACCGAAATAAGTGTTTATGACACGCCTCTTTTGagaatacttgattctgattggacaaaacaTTTTGTCGGATTTATGCCCATCTTACCTTCACTCAGAGTCAAGAAAAGGACGTTGAGCAGGATGCAACTAAACATGGAGAACAGGGGCATTCTCCATCTAAAAATACACAATCACAGGGTGACAGCTGTTTACACAGGATACATCTATCAGCATGAATAATTCAGAAATACATTTAGTAGCTAGCCGGGACAATAAGCATTCATTCACCTACAGTATAGATAGGAGAAATGCATGATGGGATCGAACCTACACATAATAAGGTCATGACTTCTCACCCGAGCAGGTACCGCAGCACCTCCGCTGTGTCAGTGATGGGCTCCAGGTAGATGGCCATCCGCTTGAAGGAGATCACCATGTTGAGCAGGTCAAAGGTCAATGCTTTGGGGCTGGCCAACTCTGATGAGCTGTCCCCAGATGAAGCATCTTTAGTGGTGAGCTGGGTTAGTTCGGCTCGGTCTCCACCCGTCTGTGGGGTCTCAGGAGGAGAGGAAATACTGCTTTGCATGCTGGGACACTAGATAACTGTGATACACAGAGATGCTATTATGTTACATTATTTAACATGTTTGTATACTTTAATTTTTcaaacatatttatttctgtgtaaatgtaatgtttccGCCATGATTTGGCAACGTGAAGACACGTTTAACCATGCCAATAAAGCTGTGAATCtaaatataaaaactgttattaaCACTACATACAGTCATAACACTGGCTTCGCGCGGTGATCAAAATTAAAACACGCTTATAAACTTTTCTTTATCATGAAACATAAAAACGTGATAATAAAACGTGAACATTATTAAATAAACACACTGCATACTTCTGTTACTTACACATAAACAGACAAACATGAAGCACAACTAACTCACCTTTATATCTTGAAAACAACGTTTCTTCCCGTCACAAGTTCATTAAACACTAACTGTACGTCTTTAACCTTAAAATGAGATTACATATCGAATAAATGCTCTTTAGGATACAAAATTAATATGGAATTACACAGGTCTGCGATGATATCGACAGCTTCTTCCGCACTTCACAGGCTGATGAGTGGATGTCAGAGAGACACACACGATCAGCCTCAAGAGAAGAGCGACGATTTCATCGATGCTTCTGCCGTTCGTCACTCGCTCGATACTAAAAGCGCGTTCATCTTTAAAGAGGATATATAGCCTATGTTTGAGACTTGGGGGGTAAGTAAACCTCACTCCTCGACCACAAGTGGTCTTAGcttagtgatgggagaaacgaagcgtTTCAatgcttcgaatcaattgaaccaattgcttcgaaaattgattcagtttttcgaagcgttcgaaacaccacacacgttGGCGACACCTGCTGATCAAAATAGAGTAAAagcagatctgtcccaacattTTACACttctttttacaaaatagtCGTCAGATTgaatttagtttaaaaaaaaggaacTTAATATAGatataattaaaagtgtattatgtgtttttagtttttttagggcaaacaaatcattaaaactaacttcgcttttaattatgcagaattttgtcattaaatctgtctataaacaaaaagtagactaAATTGTattgttattagtcagaaggacgCATGTTTTATGAccttaataataaaactgacccgagttcaccccATATTTGACACTGGTCATTTCCCAGCGGGCACCTTGACGTCAATTTGACATCAACAAATAGTCAAGATTTTGACCACCATGTATGACGTGCATGAATATGcatattttcattatattttgtaattatttCCTTGTGGTTGTAAAGAGGCCCAACAAAGGTATcaaactgacatgttttttgtgGTCCCTATATCTCAGGTCAATATCATTGACATTAAATTGATGTTGATTTGATGTCAGGAAATAAGATGTCAAATTGATGTTAAATTTATGTCAAAACAATGTCtgaaaaagtatatttattattCATGGTAAATCAATGCGACTCATTTTTAACATCTTGAAAGTTGTAATGGGGagagttaaaaatgtaataaacacgtgcaaataaactattattgttttttattattattatattttcatcacagtgtctaaaatataacattttaaatataaatttgaagaataccattaataataaaataacatcaaGACGTTTATATGTTTCATTCATACAAGTCAGTTTGGAATGTTTGATCCTGACAAAAAAGAAGCGAAGTAATCTCGCGAGATTACACGAGACTGGAGAGTTTAACGGCTGTCTGCCTGATCTGCGAGAAAGTGCATTAAGATATCAAGTCATTAAGTCAATGTTTAAAACGCGTAACATTATTTTATTCACATATAAAAGGTTGTATGACAAAAAGCACGATGCCAATTAATTGTGTTTTTCTGTAAGTTGTAAACGTATCCGTTATAATGGTTGATTCGCTATTCCCGCCGAAATTGGACTAACGTTACGGTTACATTTATATGAttgtaatataaatattaatcaaTTAATATGATATCTGGTGTTATCAACTTAACCACTTGGTTGTTTATTGCTTCAGAAAAGCACCAAGTTATAAATGTAAGGGCTTTTTGTACAACTGTTCGGTAGAAAAGCGTTGATATCGTAGTTCAGTCAGTTTAAGTTATCCGAGAGGTCTTACAGGCGCCACAGACACCTCTGTCAGAGTCATTTGTAAAGAGGAGCAGCATGGCAGCTGGATGAGTGCGGTCAGTTAATTAATGCTGCTTGCTTAATTTCGTGTTACTGATTAAGTGTTTATACTTAAAGTTAGATGATATGTTGGTGTTTTATGGCTCGCGAATTTGCAATAACTGCATTTATCAGGCAATCACACGTTACGTCACACGCTTATGCTTGTACCTGCGGTCGCTCGCGCTGTATCCAtgatttaaagaagaaaatagaCTCTTAACTCCCTTGTAAGAAAAAGTCAAGCAGTGTAAGTTTTTGGTATGTGCTATTTGAATTGAAATGAAGTGTAATGGTGCTATTTTGCTTACTTCTCTTGATGAATAATTAGCACGTTTAATGAAACTTGAAAATATTAGTTATATATGTAACGGAGTTTAAATAATATTGTTAAATTCATGCATTAATTGGGAAAACTCGACGTTGGCTGTTACGTCACCCGCATTTACGTGCACGATATTACAGGGGCGGAGCTACATCACCAGCAGCAGTTGTTTACATCTCTTGCTGCTGGTAAGTCGCATCAAAGATTGCTGCGTCTTGACAATTgagtttaaactgtttttaagtGCAAGGTTTGACTTTTATACTACACACAATGTTATATCATTTGTCTGTCAGTTCTTAGTCCTGTCAGTCGAGTCAaatgtgttatttgcaatgataaaatgaagtgtgtgtgtgtgctaacCTGCTTGTGAACTCCGAAtctctgtttattttatttaagacaTCTATGCCACGTGATGCACTGTACGTTAACCAGCTTTTGGTCGTGTTTGTTACAGGTATGTTTTAATCAGATTTGTTGTGTTCTGTGTAAAATATATTAACTGAATCGAGTGTTAGATTTAGTACACGTGCGATTTGCTCACACGTGCGATTTGCTCACACGTGCTGCTGAACTGTGTATCTGCACCATTTTAGATCTGTTCTTCATTTTCTGTTTCATTTATACAAAAAGATATGTAAAATTATGGTTACTTAAGTTTATAatatttctgtatttatgtGAAATGATGAGGACAAAGACAGTGACTttaatgtatgttttatttGAGTTTTTGTCCACTATATGTTCACAATCATTTCGAATGAGCAGTTGTTTACATCTCTTGCTGCTGACATCTATGCCACGTGATGCACTGTACGTTAACCAGCTTTTGGTCGTGTTTGTTACAGATCTCTCACTGCTGGCTCAGTAAAGTGCAATTTTGAGTAACCATCCACCTGCTCTCAGAGTGATTTCATCcctacacatacaaacacagtcACATTGGTGCTGTGACCCGTTGTTTCTTCAATCAAGATGGCTTGTGAAGCGGCCGAGGGTTCATCTTAAAATACTTGCTGGAGACAGGTGGACACAATTTTGCTTAGGGACAGTGAACtagaagaaaagaaaaagagaatTTAATTTTAGTGCCTGCAATTGAGAAATTTGCAGTGTTTGCAAAAGACAATTTGCCTTATGATCAACAACattttctaaactttgtttattgtattcattttttttgcaaGTTCTGATATTCATTATGAGTAATTTTGATAACTATCACACCCCAGTCTATAGTAGTAAAGGTAGAGGATGGGGTTTATTGAATGTGCCAAAGTCATTACAGTTCAGTGGGCCTGATGTTCAAAGTGATGCTCACGTAATGATTGACAGTCACACTTCCAGTTCAGATCCATTCGTTTGTGAGGGTCCATCCACAAGTTATGATTCAAGAGAGCAACAGGGTGTGTTTTCATCTACTCCATGCACTAATGCACAGCCACAAAATGTAATTACTGCAATGACTGACATTATCAGCCAGGTTGGTCAACAAATTGCTGATAGTATAGTCTCCAGActaaacacaacacacaaagtTGATGAACATTCAGTTAATAATTCCTCAAACAATGTGACGGCAGATGGAACAGCTTCACAAATGATGGACCTGTTACAAAGTCAATTGTCCTTTTCCAAAAATGTGAGAGAACCTCCTAGCTTTAGGGGAGAAGTTTCTGACCCTGTTGACTTAAATGAGTGGATAGATATCATGAGAGACTACATTAAACGCAATAATTTGAGAACAGAGCATCAAGCGGA
This region includes:
- the zfyve27 gene encoding protrudin isoform X3, coding for MQSSISSPPETPQTGGDRAELTQLTTKDASSGDSSSELASPKALTFDLLNMVISFKRMAIYLEPITDTAEVLRYLLGWRMPLFSMFSCILLNVLFLTLSEGLWVSLLLLGISTPAVLGYMGDRCKGVTSEMAVQRKKHYAVQRRDLQTVHMSKQEAMLEVKGMLKRIDDLLTQACVYAESVYKVLYWESHAVSSMFYGSVLAAVCVLYTAPAGFSLSVLNSALFFWNKDFCRVLLELKEFVHPSQVQLAEEAEPCESDQGQLQDRTPTPTSVEDLSPGNIEEAEEAEPDDEFKDAIEETQLVLPDDDDVSSVTPEFDTVSDNGLLSRNEPIRSKVSKLTEKLRKRVPSNTGNCFQCNSAFSVLKKRRSCSNCGVSFCARCCSYKVFKSSMGATAPEAQRETVFVCNMCNIFLNTK
- the zfyve27 gene encoding protrudin isoform X4 is translated as MQSSISSPPETPQTGGDRAELTQLTTKDASSGDSSSELASPKALTFDLLNMVISFKRMAIYLEPITDTAEVLRYLLGWRMPLFSMFSCILLNVLFLTLSEGLWVSLLLLGISTPAVLGYMGDRCKGVTSEMAVQRKKHYAVQRRDLQTVHMSKQEAMLEVKGMLKRIDDLLTQACVYAESVYKVLYWESHAVSSMFYGSVLAAVCVLYTAPAGFSLSVLNSALFFWNKDFCRVLLELKEFVHPSQVQLAEEAEPCESDQGQLQDRTPTPTSVEDLSPGNIEEAEEAEPDDEFKDAIEDDDDVSSVTPEFDTVSDNGLLSRNEPIRSKVSKLTEKLRKRVPSNTGNCFQCNSAFSVLKKRRSCSNCGVSFCARCCSYKVFKSSMGATAPEAQRETVFVCNMCNIFLNTK
- the zfyve27 gene encoding protrudin isoform X2 encodes the protein MQSSISSPPETPQTGGDRAELTQLTTKDASSGDSSSELASPKALTFDLLNMVISFKRMAIYLEPITDTAEVLRYLLGWRMPLFSMFSCILLNVLFLTLSEGLWVSLLLLGISTPAVLGYMGDRCKGVTSEMAVQRKKHYAVQRRDLQTVHMSKQEAMLEVKGMLKRIDDLLTQACVYAESVYKVLYWESHAVSSMFYGSVLAAVCVLYTAPAGFSLSVLNSALFFWNKDFCRVLLELKEFVHPSQVQLAEEAEPCESDQGQLQDRTPTPTSVEDLSPGNIEEAEEAEPDDEFKDAIEETQLVLPETPLALVDDDDVSSVTPEFDTVSDNGLLSRNEPIRSKVSKLTEKLRKRVPSNTGNCFQCNSAFSVLKKRRSCSNCGVSFCARCCSYKVFKSSMGATAPEAQRETVFVCNMCNIFLNTK
- the zfyve27 gene encoding protrudin isoform X1 — protein: MQSSISSPPETPQTGGDRAELTQLTTKDASSGDSSSELASPKALTFDLLNMVISFKRMAIYLEPITDTAEVLRYLLGWRMPLFSMFSCILLNVLFLTLSEGLWVSLLLLGISTPAVLGYMGDRCKGVTSEMAVQRKKHYAVQRRDLQTVHMSKQEAMLEVKGMLKRIDDLLTQACVYAESVYKVLYWESHAVSSMFYGSVLAAVCVLYTAPAGFSLSVLNSALFFWNKDFCRVLLELKEFVHPSQVQLAEEAEPCESDQGQLQDRTPTPTSVEDLSPGNIEEAEEAEPDDEFKDAIEVGPVTYLLPKVLWRRRVHKDDDDVSSVTPEFDTVSDNGLLSRNEPIRSKVSKLTEKLRKRVPSNTGNCFQCNSAFSVLKKRRSCSNCGVSFCARCCSYKVFKSSMGATAPEAQRETVFVCNMCNIFLNTK